A part of Desulfotomaculum nigrificans DSM 574 genomic DNA contains:
- a CDS encoding inorganic phosphate transporter: MEQHAIIIIIVILALTFDFINGFHDTANAIATSISTKALPPKMAIALAAIMNLVGALTFTGVAKTVGGKVADPMHIQHGTYVVAAALVAAIAWNLFTWYYGIPSSSSHALIGSLAGSVIAAAGFGAVNFAGFVTIIEALIFSPLLAFTVGYVVMTLIRYIFGSFSPHKLNSRFRLLQILTAAIQSFSHGTNDAQKTMGIITFALVAGGFQSTLDVPYWVKLSAALAMAFGTSIGGWKIIKTVGTKIIKFEPASGFASDISSAIVIFGATLIKMPVSTTHVISSAIMGVGSAKRFSAVKWDTAITMVTAWVITLPVTMVLAAISFTLVKLIFL; this comes from the coding sequence ATGGAACAACACGCAATTATCATTATCATTGTGATTTTAGCCCTAACCTTTGACTTTATTAACGGGTTTCATGACACCGCCAATGCCATTGCCACCTCCATCTCCACTAAAGCGTTGCCGCCTAAAATGGCCATTGCCCTGGCGGCCATTATGAATTTAGTGGGTGCTTTAACCTTTACCGGTGTGGCTAAAACGGTGGGCGGTAAGGTGGCCGACCCCATGCATATTCAACATGGCACGTATGTGGTGGCAGCAGCCCTGGTGGCTGCCATCGCCTGGAACCTGTTTACCTGGTATTACGGTATTCCCAGCAGTTCTTCCCATGCCCTAATTGGTTCCCTGGCCGGGTCGGTTATTGCGGCTGCCGGTTTTGGCGCAGTAAATTTTGCTGGTTTTGTAACCATTATTGAGGCTTTAATTTTTTCACCCCTACTGGCCTTTACCGTGGGTTATGTGGTGATGACCCTGATCCGGTATATTTTTGGCAGTTTCTCGCCCCATAAACTTAATTCAAGGTTCCGGTTGCTACAAATCCTTACCGCGGCTATTCAGTCTTTCAGTCACGGCACTAACGATGCCCAGAAGACAATGGGTATTATCACCTTCGCTCTAGTGGCGGGAGGGTTCCAATCCACTCTGGATGTACCTTACTGGGTTAAGTTGTCCGCAGCCCTGGCGATGGCTTTCGGTACCTCCATTGGTGGTTGGAAAATTATCAAGACTGTTGGCACAAAAATTATTAAATTTGAACCAGCCAGCGGTTTTGCATCGGATATAAGTTCCGCCATTGTAATTTTTGGTGCTACTTTAATTAAAATGCCTGTCTCTACCACTCACGTTATTAGTTCTGCCATTATGGGTGTGGGATCAGCCAAGCGGTTTTCGGCAGTTAAATGGGATACGGCGATTACTATGGTTACGGCCTGGGTAATTACGCTGCCCGTGACAATGGTACTGGCCGCCATCAGCTTTACATTGGTGAAATTGATCTTCCTATAA
- a CDS encoding amidohydrolase family protein, producing the protein MLIDMHVHVFPDTIAPKVKEQLNHHYGLPVHHQGTRQEFKNIMRLGHVDTAVFFTAATRPDQVPAANHWAITNTRDGLLGFGTLHPDYDNIEGEIKKLKKAGVKGIKFHPDFQQFYLDDPKALILYEKIARDFVVIFHIGDDTDGSKINYSTPERLARVLDYIPGLRVIAAHMGGYLMWDRSLKHLVGKKLYFDTSSCYGILPNEQFKFMIKEHGADKILLGSDYPFNSPLTEVANLTQLALAEKELQAITGENARALMASLGL; encoded by the coding sequence ATGCTTATCGATATGCACGTTCACGTTTTCCCGGATACCATCGCCCCAAAGGTTAAGGAACAACTTAACCATCATTACGGACTGCCGGTACATCACCAAGGTACCCGGCAAGAATTTAAAAATATCATGCGCCTGGGCCATGTTGATACGGCAGTTTTTTTCACCGCCGCCACCAGACCGGATCAGGTTCCCGCGGCCAACCACTGGGCCATTACCAACACCAGAGACGGCTTACTGGGCTTTGGCACCCTGCATCCGGATTACGACAACATTGAGGGGGAAATTAAAAAGCTGAAAAAAGCCGGGGTCAAGGGTATTAAATTTCACCCGGACTTTCAACAATTCTATTTGGATGATCCGAAGGCCTTAATCTTGTATGAAAAAATAGCCCGGGATTTTGTTGTTATCTTTCACATCGGTGATGACACCGATGGCTCTAAAATAAACTATTCTACTCCGGAAAGATTGGCCCGGGTGTTGGATTATATACCGGGCCTAAGAGTAATTGCTGCCCATATGGGGGGGTACCTGATGTGGGACCGCTCCCTTAAGCACCTGGTGGGGAAAAAGCTGTACTTTGACACTTCCAGTTGCTACGGTATTTTACCAAATGAACAGTTTAAATTTATGATAAAGGAACACGGGGCAGATAAAATTTTGTTAGGTAGCGATTATCCCTTTAACAGCCCTCTAACTGAGGTAGCCAACCTGACCCAACTGGCACTGGCAGAAAAAGAATTGCAAGCCATCACCGGCGAAAATGCCCGGGCCCTAATGGCCAGCCTGGGACTTTAA
- a CDS encoding MarR family winged helix-turn-helix transcriptional regulator encodes MSVCSNPVQSKDNQGQFNIEDSLGYLISKAHQWFSLCFKEKLAEYNLTPPQFGALAFLWKQDGISQVHLGNMMGKDRTTIGGIIDRLEKEDLVVRQSDPEDRRTNLIFLTEKGAGLKDTLEQIAAQTNLEVTAPLTDGERGQLRELLKKILANCRYECNEQQNPLVK; translated from the coding sequence ATGTCGGTGTGCAGCAACCCGGTTCAAAGTAAAGATAATCAAGGGCAGTTTAACATTGAAGACAGCCTGGGGTACCTAATATCTAAAGCTCACCAGTGGTTTTCTCTGTGCTTTAAGGAAAAACTGGCTGAATATAATTTAACACCCCCGCAGTTTGGCGCCCTGGCCTTTTTGTGGAAACAGGACGGTATTAGCCAGGTCCATTTAGGAAATATGATGGGTAAAGATAGGACCACCATTGGCGGCATCATCGACCGCTTAGAAAAGGAAGACCTGGTGGTCAGGCAAAGTGATCCCGAGGACCGGCGGACCAATTTAATCTTTTTAACCGAGAAGGGGGCCGGGTTAAAGGATACCCTGGAGCAAATTGCGGCACAGACTAATTTAGAAGTTACCGCACCGTTGACAGATGGTGAACGGGGTCAACTGCGGGAACTGTTAAAGAAAATTTTAGCCAACTGCCGGTATGAGTGTAATGAACAGCAAAATCCCCTGGTTAAATAA
- a CDS encoding MFS transporter: MEANDSLKRYTLLVSCGASFLTPFMGSAVNLAIPSIGKEFHGNTFLLSWVATSYILASAAFLVPFGRLADIVGRKKIFLLGIIAFGLSAVLCGLAWSIESLIAFRVLQGIGSAMIFGTGMAILTSVFPPQERGKVLGINAATVYTGLSLGPVLGGAMNHNLGWPSIFYLTAFIAFAVLLFTVLKLRGEWAGARGENFDLLGSILYAVGLVAFMYGISAIDSVVWAKYIMVVGLLVLIAFVRYEMRVEQPVLNLSLFAKNVTFAFSNLAALINYSATFALGFLLSMFLQVVLGYNSQTAGLILLSQPVIMALLSPLAGTISDRVDPRIVSSWGMAITTLGLLVFCFLSKTTPIWLVVVNLGLLGIGFALFSSPNTNSVMGSVEKRFYGVASSTLGTMRLTGQTISMAVVTLLLSIFIGNVNLNTANPELLIKGARTAFIVFTVMCFGGIFASLARGRANVGVQQPGSK, translated from the coding sequence ATGGAAGCAAATGATTCACTAAAAAGATACACGCTGCTGGTGTCCTGCGGGGCCTCCTTTTTGACTCCCTTTATGGGCAGTGCCGTTAACCTGGCTATTCCCAGCATTGGCAAAGAGTTCCACGGCAACACTTTTTTGCTCAGTTGGGTAGCCACCAGTTATATATTGGCCTCTGCCGCCTTTCTGGTTCCTTTCGGTAGGCTGGCGGATATTGTGGGGAGAAAAAAGATATTTTTATTGGGGATTATTGCCTTTGGCTTGTCCGCCGTATTATGTGGTTTAGCCTGGTCCATTGAGTCCTTGATTGCTTTCCGGGTCCTGCAGGGTATCGGTAGCGCCATGATCTTTGGCACCGGTATGGCCATATTGACCTCAGTTTTCCCGCCCCAGGAGCGGGGTAAGGTATTGGGCATTAACGCCGCCACGGTATATACCGGCCTTTCCCTGGGACCGGTGCTGGGTGGAGCCATGAACCATAATTTAGGATGGCCCTCCATTTTTTATCTGACTGCTTTTATTGCATTTGCTGTCTTATTGTTTACCGTCTTAAAATTAAGGGGTGAATGGGCCGGCGCCAGGGGCGAAAATTTTGATTTGCTGGGATCTATCCTCTATGCCGTTGGATTAGTGGCCTTCATGTATGGTATTTCGGCCATTGATTCTGTTGTATGGGCTAAGTATATCATGGTGGTTGGCCTGCTGGTTTTAATTGCGTTTGTTCGGTATGAAATGAGGGTTGAGCAGCCTGTATTAAATTTAAGTCTATTTGCTAAAAACGTTACCTTTGCCTTTTCCAACCTGGCGGCCCTCATTAACTACAGCGCCACCTTCGCCTTGGGCTTTTTACTGTCCATGTTCCTACAGGTGGTATTGGGCTATAACTCCCAAACTGCCGGCTTGATACTTCTTTCCCAGCCGGTGATCATGGCCCTGCTGTCACCCTTGGCCGGAACTATTTCAGATAGGGTTGACCCCCGGATAGTTTCTTCCTGGGGTATGGCCATCACCACATTGGGACTGTTAGTTTTCTGTTTCTTGAGTAAAACTACACCAATCTGGTTGGTGGTGGTCAACTTGGGTTTGCTGGGGATCGGATTTGCTCTGTTTTCGTCCCCCAATACCAACTCGGTGATGGGATCGGTGGAAAAAAGATTTTACGGAGTGGCCTCTTCCACCCTGGGCACCATGCGACTTACCGGCCAGACCATCAGTATGGCCGTTGTGACTTTGCTTTTAAGCATTTTTATAGGTAACGTAAATTTAAATACCGCAAATCCCGAGTTGCTAATAAAAGGTGCCAGGACAGCTTTCATTGTATTTACCGTTATGTGCTTCGGGGGAATATTTGCATCCCTGGCCAGGGGGAGGGCGAATGTCGGTGTGCAGCAACCCGGTTCAAAGTAA
- a CDS encoding HD-GYP domain-containing protein: protein MRLASVASLWPGMKVARSIYRDDGKEILRAGEILSKSKIEKLLLVGIQFLWVEDGYLSNTESQDVVAKETRAAAVRQVKSILLETRETGRLVIEPQTLYSTVNQFTDQILAQDNLIFNMIDLRNQDDYTFAHSVNVCILALMTGITMGLSRQELTVLGAGALLHDIGKVKIPDQILNKPDSLAKQEFLIMQQHPVLGYQIIKESKKLGDVPAVIALQHHENYDGSGYPAGLRGDAFHLYAQITSIADRFDAITANRVYRKAFPPHEAYEMCAASGNYYFNQEVVKAFLYNIAAYPKGTVVELNNGMIGVVLDTPKGCSLFPTVRVFLDEKQQPISEHYEISLLDKAGLSIVRVLQYPDE, encoded by the coding sequence ATGCGCCTGGCCAGTGTAGCATCTCTTTGGCCCGGAATGAAAGTTGCCAGGAGTATTTACCGGGATGACGGTAAAGAAATTTTGCGAGCCGGAGAAATCCTCAGCAAAAGCAAAATTGAAAAACTGCTTTTGGTCGGAATACAATTTTTATGGGTGGAAGACGGCTATTTATCCAACACTGAATCGCAGGATGTGGTGGCTAAAGAAACCCGTGCCGCTGCCGTACGCCAGGTAAAAAGCATTTTATTGGAGACCAGGGAAACGGGTCGGCTGGTGATTGAACCACAGACTCTATACTCCACTGTAAACCAATTTACCGACCAAATATTAGCCCAGGATAATTTAATATTTAACATGATTGACTTACGCAACCAGGATGATTACACCTTTGCCCATTCCGTAAATGTATGTATTTTAGCATTAATGACAGGAATTACCATGGGTCTTAGCAGGCAGGAACTAACTGTGCTGGGAGCGGGAGCCCTGTTACATGATATTGGTAAAGTTAAAATCCCTGATCAAATTTTAAATAAGCCAGATTCCCTTGCCAAACAAGAATTTTTAATCATGCAACAACATCCTGTTTTGGGTTACCAGATTATTAAAGAATCAAAAAAATTAGGCGATGTGCCGGCAGTTATTGCCCTGCAGCACCATGAAAACTATGATGGTTCCGGATACCCCGCTGGATTGCGGGGAGATGCTTTCCATCTATATGCCCAAATCACTTCTATTGCGGATAGATTTGATGCCATAACGGCAAACCGGGTATACCGGAAGGCATTCCCACCTCATGAAGCATATGAGATGTGTGCTGCTTCCGGCAACTATTACTTTAATCAAGAGGTGGTCAAGGCATTTCTTTATAATATCGCTGCCTATCCCAAAGGGACTGTGGTAGAGCTAAATAATGGTATGATAGGTGTCGTTTTAGATACACCCAAGGGCTGTTCCCTCTTCCCTACTGTGCGGGTTTTCCTGGATGAAAAGCAACAACCAATATCAGAGCACTACGAAATCTCTCTTTTAGATAAAGCCGGTTTAAGTATTGTCAGGGTATTACAATACCCTGATGAATAG